Sequence from the Candidatus Binatia bacterium genome:
GCCAAGATCTGGAAGATATCCTGAAGCGCCACGGAGCCGGCAAGCAACAGTGATCCGCGTACAGGATGACGTTGGCCGTGAAGTCCGGCTCGTTGGCACGGCGCGGCGCGTGGTCAGCCTGGTCCCGAGCCTGACGGAGACGCTCTTCGTCCTCGGACGCGGCGAGATCGTCATCGGGGTCACCCGCTACTGCACGGAACCGGCGGATGCCGTGCGGCAATTGGAGAGGGTAGGGGGCACCAAGAATCCCGACCTTGCCCGCATCTGCGAGTTGCGGCCCGACCTCGTCATCGTCAGTGCCGAGGAGAACCGCAAGGAGGACTTCGAGGCGCTCGAGCGGGCGGGGCTCAATCTGTTCGTCGCGTTCCCGCACAGGGCGCGCGACATCGGCGGATTGCTGCGCCGGTTGGGCGAGCTGATTGATGCCCGTGCCGGCGCGGAGCGCATCGCCAAGGAGCAGGAAGAGATAGTTGTGGAGATGGGCGAACCACGTGATGCGCCTCGCCCGCGTGTCTTCTGCCCGATCTGGAAGAATCCGTGGATGAGCTTCAACCGCGACACATATGCGGGCGACATGCTGTCGGTCGCCGGTGGCACGAATGTCTGCGCCGAGCAGGCCGAAGGCTATTGCCGCGTGACCCTCGAAGAGATTGCAGCCACCATGCCCGAGGTGATTCTTCTCCCGGACGAGCCCTATGTCTTCACAGCAAAGGTCCTACCCGACCTCGCGCCGTTGCACGACACGCCCGCCTGGCGGGCGAATCGCGTGCAATTCATCGACGGCAAGGCGCTGTCCTGGTACGGTCCGCGCACCGCAGCGGCGCTGCGCTACCTGCGGTCGGTGGTTGCGGGGGATGCACGCGTTTAA
This genomic interval carries:
- a CDS encoding helical backbone metal receptor; the protein is MIRVQDDVGREVRLVGTARRVVSLVPSLTETLFVLGRGEIVIGVTRYCTEPADAVRQLERVGGTKNPDLARICELRPDLVIVSAEENRKEDFEALERAGLNLFVAFPHRARDIGGLLRRLGELIDARAGAERIAKEQEEIVVEMGEPRDAPRPRVFCPIWKNPWMSFNRDTYAGDMLSVAGGTNVCAEQAEGYCRVTLEEIAATMPEVILLPDEPYVFTAKVLPDLAPLHDTPAWRANRVQFIDGKALSWYGPRTAAALRYLRSVVAGDARV